From the Clostridium sp. Marseille-P299 genome, the window CTGCCACGATAACGCCGGTCAATCACAAAACCAATTACTCTGAAATAGGATTTATTTTTAACTTCGTCTGGATCGGCATCATCTTGGATTGCTTCACCAATTAAAAGAATACCAACGTAATCTTCCAAATACTTAATAGCAAAACAAAAACCTTTCATACCATATTGAGTTCCATAATGGCTCAATTGAATCGTGTAAGCCATGCTCTCTGCAAAGCACTCTGGTATATCATCTCGTTCAATAGCAAGTACTTTTTGTTCATTTTCTTTGCTAAGTATTTCTAGTTGTACCATGTATGGTTTCTCCAATCTTCATTACTTTAGAAAATCAATCTTTTATGCCAAAATTGAAAAACCGTCACACCATCGAAATTACAATGAGTTAACGGCTTTTCTTATTAATCTTCACTATTTAGTAATGCCCCACAAAACTCACATTCCTGTATCTTTCCAACAATTATTTTATTACTTGCTCCACAACCTTTACAGCTTACCACTTCTTCTTGTTTTTGAACGGTATTCATTACATTTGGCATAAACGTATTGAAAATTTGATCAAATTCCTCTGGCATTGTGAAATTACCATTGGATTTCGTTACCTTTTTCTGATTAATTACAACTTTTTGCTTACCATCACTGGAAGTAAAATTAGTTCTAATAGCATTTCAAGCATAATATATTAATTTTTTACATTTCATAATCTCTACAAATATTAACATATTTTCATTTTTTTAACAATAACAACCACTCTTTTCTTAATACAAAGAAAGAGGAGGTACACACTACGTGCGCTAATCCTCCTCTTTCTTTGATTCATCCGTATTTTCTTTACATCATTACATCTCTAATAATATTATGATCTCTAAAAACCTTCTCAATCGCTAATGCAATCTTATGAGATAATTAATAAAGTTTTTTTCCTAGTGAAATACCATATAATTTCGATTAATCTATCTCTTCTCTTCCTTATATTCCATCCTTAATATCAGTAAAACAATTGCCAACGCAAAAATAAGATAGCTCCATTGCTCACGTTGTGTTATTAATCGATTTCCTTTCGTCAATATAACCCCAAACGTCTCATACAACGGTTCTCCAATAGTCCTTTCACCTTCCATATACACGGATAAATATAGTTGACGTATGATGCTCGTTAACTGCATCGGTGGAAAATAAAATAATATATTCCTTAGTCCCTTTGGGTACATCGTATATGGAAGGTATGCCCCTGCTAAAAAACCACACATCATACCATATAAATTTCCAAAGGTTGAAAATGAAGTGGTATCCTTAATAAATTTCATAATACACATTAGAAGTCCTGAATTCATACAAGAAGAAAAGAATATTGTACCAATAC encodes:
- a CDS encoding GNAT family N-acetyltransferase: MVQLEILSKENEQKVLAIERDDIPECFAESMAYTIQLSHYGTQYGMKGFCFAIKYLEDYVGILLIGEAIQDDADPDEVKNKSYFRVIGFVIDRRYRGRGIGSQAFSLALEMIYKEYGNVPILLECHRKNQSAMRFYEKMGFKNTNKLHNNDYYMVRL